From Virgibacillus natechei, the proteins below share one genomic window:
- the hisH gene encoding imidazole glycerol phosphate synthase subunit HisH, with amino-acid sequence MIAIIDYGAGNIKSLQFALTKLNIDSRLTTDKQSIEESKAIILPGVGAFNDAMKALNQLGLTTVLQKEAAAGKPILGICLGMQLFYDTSYEDGDWSGIGLLKGEVSRISNSVKVPHMGWNTLTQETTNPLFNKITDNAYVYFVHSYAVSSYQEETLIGSTQYGGTVPAIIQKDNIIGMQFHPEKSGSTGLQLLQNFGEMIS; translated from the coding sequence ATGATTGCCATTATCGATTATGGGGCGGGTAATATAAAAAGCCTGCAATTCGCTTTAACAAAACTAAATATAGACTCTCGCCTGACAACAGACAAACAATCAATAGAAGAAAGCAAAGCTATTATTCTTCCAGGTGTAGGAGCATTTAACGATGCCATGAAGGCCCTAAACCAATTAGGGTTAACAACGGTTCTCCAAAAAGAAGCTGCTGCAGGAAAACCGATACTCGGGATTTGTTTAGGTATGCAGCTATTTTACGACACAAGCTATGAAGATGGAGATTGGAGTGGGATTGGCCTACTGAAAGGCGAGGTTAGCCGTATCAGCAATTCTGTAAAAGTACCACATATGGGTTGGAATACGTTGACACAGGAAACCACTAACCCATTATTTAACAAAATCACAGACAATGCCTACGTCTACTTCGTTCACTCTTATGCTGTATCGAGCTATCAAGAAGAAACATTAATAGGTAGTACGCAATATGGCGGAACTGTCCCTGCTATTATACAAAAAGACAACATTATTGGCATGCAGTTCCATCCAGAAAAAAGCGGTTCTACTGGATTACAGCTTTTACAAAACTTCGGGGAGATGATTTCATGA
- the hisA gene encoding 1-(5-phosphoribosyl)-5-[(5-phosphoribosylamino)methylideneamino]imidazole-4-carboxamide isomerase, producing MILFPAIDIKDGKCVRLIQGDYSKEKIYSEDPGKIATSWEAQHAAYLHIVDLDGAKSGETSNKALIKAISERTNIPIQLGGGIRSLEIIESYISAGISRVIIGTAAINDKAFLQDAIKKYGEKIAVSIDARNGYVATDGWTQTSTVKAVDLVKELEAIGVQTIIYTDILKDGMLQGPNFNELKAINEATSMNVIASGGVTSKEDVNKLKELDLYGAIIGKALYDGTIELKTLLDGEQHAR from the coding sequence ATGATTCTGTTTCCAGCAATTGATATTAAAGACGGCAAATGCGTCCGCCTTATTCAGGGCGATTACAGTAAAGAGAAAATTTATAGCGAAGATCCAGGTAAGATTGCCACGAGCTGGGAAGCGCAACATGCTGCGTATCTGCATATCGTCGACCTTGATGGCGCAAAATCAGGTGAAACAAGTAATAAAGCCCTAATAAAAGCTATTTCAGAACGAACCAATATCCCTATTCAATTAGGCGGAGGCATTCGTTCACTGGAAATTATAGAGTCGTATATTTCCGCTGGCATTAGTCGTGTCATTATAGGTACAGCCGCGATTAATGATAAAGCATTTTTGCAAGACGCAATCAAAAAATACGGAGAAAAAATAGCAGTATCGATCGATGCACGAAATGGCTATGTAGCCACAGATGGCTGGACTCAAACAAGTACTGTAAAAGCGGTTGATCTCGTCAAAGAGTTAGAAGCAATTGGTGTACAAACGATTATATATACGGATATTTTAAAAGATGGGATGTTGCAAGGCCCCAATTTCAACGAATTAAAAGCCATTAACGAAGCGACATCTATGAATGTCATTGCTTCTGGTGGTGTTACATCAAAAGAAGATGTGAACAAATTAAAAGAACTAGATTTATATGGTGCCATTATTGGAAAAGCATTATATGACGGAACAATAGAACTTAAAACGTTATTGGATGGTGAACAACATGCTCGCTAA
- the hisB gene encoding imidazoleglycerol-phosphate dehydratase HisB, with amino-acid sequence MRNYKINRETSETAIDLDFTIDGTGNASMDTGVGFLDHMLTLMTKHGLFDLQVRCKGDLHVDQHHSVEDIGIALGQAFHQALGNKEGITRYATVTSPMDEALSTLSLDISGRSYLVYNVEGLKDKVGNFDTELIEEFFLGFVRHANVTLHINLAYGKNTHHIIESIFKGFGRALDQASENNPRIDGKIPSTKGSL; translated from the coding sequence ATGCGTAATTATAAGATTAATAGAGAAACCAGTGAGACAGCAATTGACTTAGATTTTACAATCGATGGGACAGGGAATGCCTCTATGGATACAGGTGTAGGATTTCTCGATCATATGCTAACCCTAATGACCAAGCATGGCTTATTTGATCTTCAGGTACGCTGCAAAGGTGACCTTCACGTGGATCAGCATCATTCTGTAGAAGATATCGGCATTGCGTTGGGTCAAGCCTTTCATCAGGCCTTAGGCAACAAGGAAGGCATCACACGTTATGCAACCGTCACGTCACCAATGGATGAAGCATTATCAACCCTATCTTTAGATATCAGTGGCAGGTCCTATCTTGTCTATAACGTCGAGGGGTTAAAGGATAAAGTTGGAAATTTTGATACCGAATTAATCGAAGAATTTTTCTTAGGGTTTGTCCGACATGCTAATGTAACGCTTCACATCAATCTTGCTTACGGGAAAAATACACACCATATCATTGAATCTATTTTCAAAGGATTCGGTCGAGCACTTGATCAAGCAAGCGAGAATAATCCACGTATCGATGGGAAGATCCCTTCAACAAAAGGGTCTCTCTAA